The following coding sequences lie in one Pontibacter sp. G13 genomic window:
- a CDS encoding serine hydrolase domain-containing protein → MMVDLHDYVDRYIDTFPFSGAIFMQKGHSLRMERTEGLLDQTKGGPIQRNTLFPIGGASQSFTAAAILILFDRAILTPQDPIGKWIPELRAPLAHLTLHALLTHQSGLQDYPVHLDASDFSRPLSRTAWMELVGMDRPIEMNDVIRPSALGYWLLGWVIERASGQSFGRFLEEEILLPLGMYQTCLDHPSPSHPRRVREYEVNGWELEPTPTLDGRNFYPQAGILTSLGDLRIWTEAWSSDRLFGSALRRCWQGDLVPGGMGSSFQAAGYGWTMDQRYQTALHTHVAHPWMGNCRIIRMPEQDCVVGVMSNFAFQDVDKLADHLVRISLGLRVPTPRKPIPASDPAVADEWLGTYRLGSSELTLDRHGKTFLLRKGRITQELILTEDRQFHHAWVDRQYQILRNPMGELLLCGHTLQRQLEIT, encoded by the coding sequence ATGATGGTTGACCTGCACGATTACGTCGACCGCTATATCGACACATTTCCCTTCTCTGGCGCAATTTTCATGCAAAAAGGCCATTCCCTCCGAATGGAACGCACAGAAGGTCTCCTCGATCAAACAAAAGGAGGTCCCATTCAGCGCAATACCCTTTTTCCGATCGGTGGGGCTTCTCAGTCCTTTACCGCTGCCGCCATCTTGATTCTATTCGATCGAGCCATTCTCACCCCGCAAGATCCCATTGGCAAATGGATTCCCGAACTCCGTGCGCCACTGGCTCATCTGACCCTGCATGCCCTTCTGACCCACCAATCGGGCCTTCAGGACTATCCCGTGCATCTGGATGCTTCGGATTTTTCCCGTCCACTGAGTCGGACAGCTTGGATGGAATTGGTGGGAATGGATCGTCCGATCGAGATGAATGACGTGATTCGGCCGAGTGCCTTGGGATATTGGCTGCTGGGCTGGGTGATAGAGCGAGCTTCTGGCCAATCTTTTGGACGGTTTTTGGAGGAGGAGATTTTGCTTCCCTTGGGCATGTATCAGACCTGTCTGGACCATCCGTCGCCTTCGCATCCACGCAGAGTCCGCGAGTATGAGGTCAATGGCTGGGAGTTGGAGCCTACGCCTACGTTGGACGGCAGGAATTTTTATCCCCAGGCTGGTATCTTGACCTCGCTTGGGGATCTTCGAATATGGACCGAAGCATGGAGTTCGGATCGGCTGTTTGGCTCCGCCTTGCGCAGATGTTGGCAAGGAGATTTGGTGCCGGGAGGAATGGGAAGTTCCTTTCAGGCCGCCGGATATGGTTGGACGATGGATCAACGATATCAGACAGCGCTCCATACCCACGTCGCGCACCCTTGGATGGGCAATTGCCGCATCATTCGTATGCCCGAGCAGGATTGTGTGGTGGGCGTGATGAGCAATTTTGCCTTTCAGGATGTAGACAAATTGGCGGATCACCTCGTCCGGATTAGCTTGGGCCTCCGTGTGCCGACGCCTCGCAAACCCATTCCTGCATCAGATCCTGCGGTTGCAGATGAATGGCTCGGTACCTATCGCCTCGGTTCAAGCGAACTTACCCTAGATCGGCATGGGAAAACCTTCCTGCTCCGGAAAGGCAGGATTACCCAAGAGCTGATTCTTACCGAGGATCGCCAGTTTCATCATGCATGGGTCGATCGCCAGTACCAGATCCTCCGAAATCCCATGGGAGAACTGTTGCTTTGCGGCCATACCTTGCAACGTCAATTGGAAATTACCTAG
- a CDS encoding energy transducer TonB, which translates to MYAHILGLLLVLTLGWHQATAQTNRGSQTPARFTNVDEAFDPLKYPAKAIVKGIEGTVKAEVSISEAGEYLTHNIVSTPDEILSLQVEKCLPSLTCEPAMEGDTAVESVKVLEVHFRIIKKFPAKTEVTFTFEG; encoded by the coding sequence ATGTACGCACATATTTTGGGCCTGCTGCTGGTCCTGACCTTGGGATGGCATCAGGCTACGGCCCAGACCAATCGCGGGAGCCAGACCCCTGCGCGCTTCACCAACGTCGATGAGGCATTTGATCCGCTCAAGTATCCCGCCAAGGCCATCGTGAAAGGCATCGAAGGCACCGTGAAGGCCGAAGTCTCCATCAGTGAGGCAGGGGAGTATTTGACCCACAATATCGTTTCCACGCCTGACGAGATCCTTTCTCTGCAAGTGGAAAAATGCCTACCTTCCTTGACCTGCGAGCCCGCGATGGAGGGAGATACGGCTGTGGAATCCGTCAAAGTCCTCGAAGTCCATTTCAGGATCATCAAGAAGTTTCCCGCCAAAACAGAGGTGACCTTTACCTTTGAAGGTTGA
- a CDS encoding enoyl-CoA hydratase-related protein: MKLYQHLTYQVEDRVGYITLNRPDKRNALNDVLMVELRDAFMQAEQSAEVKVIVLKGNGPAFCAGADLDYLRKLQGYTMEQNMADSSALASVFLTIYRSTKVVIAQIEGHAIAGGCGLATVCDFAFSVPDAKFGYTEVRIGFVPAVVMTFLLRKVGETRGKELMLSGSLIDAQTAVDYDLINRVIPADEMEGYVKEFAQKLCQKNSSASMQLTKKMIADIQDFPLENAIKFAAKMNAHARTTPDCQRGIQAFLDKEKIQW; this comes from the coding sequence ATGAAGTTGTATCAACATCTTACTTATCAAGTGGAGGATCGGGTTGGGTACATCACCCTGAACCGTCCCGACAAGCGCAATGCCCTGAATGACGTCTTGATGGTGGAGTTGCGAGATGCCTTTATGCAGGCAGAGCAATCCGCCGAAGTGAAGGTCATCGTTCTCAAGGGCAATGGCCCTGCATTCTGTGCAGGAGCAGACTTGGACTATCTTCGCAAGCTTCAGGGCTATACCATGGAGCAGAATATGGCCGACTCCTCTGCGCTTGCCAGTGTGTTTTTGACGATTTACCGATCCACCAAAGTGGTGATCGCCCAGATAGAAGGACACGCCATCGCTGGCGGATGTGGATTGGCCACGGTCTGCGATTTCGCTTTCTCCGTGCCTGATGCCAAGTTCGGATATACCGAAGTTCGGATTGGATTCGTGCCTGCGGTTGTGATGACCTTCCTACTCCGGAAAGTCGGTGAAACCCGAGGCAAGGAATTGATGCTTTCAGGAAGTTTGATCGACGCGCAGACAGCAGTGGATTACGACCTGATCAACCGCGTGATTCCTGCGGATGAGATGGAGGGATATGTGAAAGAATTTGCGCAGAAGCTCTGCCAGAAGAATTCTTCCGCGTCCATGCAGCTCACCAAGAAGATGATCGCCGATATCCAAGACTTCCCATTGGAGAATGCGATCAAGTTTGCCGCCAAGATGAACGCCCACGCCCGTACTACGCCCGATTGCCAACGCGGTATACAGGCATTTCTCGACAAGGAAAAAATCCAATGGTAG
- a CDS encoding TolC family protein, with the protein MKSTILSILIPLAGLGSVIGQTNGLTLETCLQIARKEAPASLVSASIAEASELEYQATRAAILPQISLNANIPGFSRTLTDIIQDDGSLSFRSQNQSFSNVGLRLSQAIPATGGRIQVFSGLQLINTFGEDSPNTSTYLSNPVNIFLTQPLFQINNFKWDQRQAKARYDLSQTDYVWELERNALSTSRLFFDLLEAQINLKRAQQNFANNDTILTISRGRFSVGKIAENELLQSELSTMRAQVSVEQAQADYNRSMAALGTALGNQNLNPAFLEIPEILPAKIPSSDLAVSRARQYARLIQAQRLNELQNERAVASAQSDARPSADLQASFGLNQTGTTFEQAYLNPVDRETFSIGLNIPITQWGAGKKQVQAALARQQANFTSNELDEQNFLNEVYYQVMDLERLVKQLEIAAKSDTIAQKRYDITKNRYLIGKVSIQDLFIAQNEQDQAQQQYLATLRSWWSAWITLRMNTLYDFEEDRPLVVDMNAEQ; encoded by the coding sequence ATGAAATCGACCATCCTAAGCATCCTCATACCTTTGGCAGGGTTGGGCTCCGTGATCGGCCAGACCAACGGATTGACGCTGGAAACCTGCCTCCAAATCGCTCGCAAGGAAGCACCCGCATCCCTCGTGTCGGCCAGTATTGCCGAAGCCTCTGAATTGGAATATCAGGCGACTCGTGCAGCGATTCTTCCTCAGATCTCCCTCAATGCGAATATTCCCGGATTTTCGCGGACGTTGACGGATATCATCCAGGATGACGGTAGCCTCTCCTTCCGCTCCCAGAACCAATCATTCTCCAATGTGGGATTGAGACTTTCACAGGCCATTCCGGCTACAGGTGGCCGAATTCAGGTGTTTTCTGGCCTACAACTGATCAATACGTTTGGGGAAGATAGTCCCAATACATCTACCTATCTCTCCAATCCCGTCAACATCTTCCTGACTCAGCCGCTGTTTCAGATCAACAATTTCAAATGGGACCAGCGACAGGCCAAGGCGCGATATGACCTTTCGCAGACGGATTACGTGTGGGAATTGGAACGGAATGCCCTGAGTACTTCACGGCTATTTTTTGACCTACTGGAAGCACAGATCAATCTCAAACGCGCGCAGCAAAACTTCGCCAACAACGATACCATCCTGACTATTTCTCGGGGGAGATTTTCCGTGGGAAAAATTGCGGAGAATGAACTGCTGCAAAGTGAGCTGAGCACCATGCGAGCCCAGGTTTCCGTGGAGCAAGCACAGGCAGATTACAACCGGTCAATGGCGGCGTTGGGAACCGCTTTGGGGAATCAAAACCTCAATCCAGCCTTTCTGGAAATTCCCGAGATCTTGCCTGCCAAAATCCCTTCATCGGATTTGGCGGTGAGTCGCGCCCGACAATATGCCCGATTGATCCAGGCCCAAAGGTTGAATGAACTCCAAAATGAACGGGCAGTGGCATCTGCTCAATCTGATGCGCGCCCTTCGGCGGATCTGCAAGCATCATTTGGTCTGAACCAAACTGGAACGACCTTCGAGCAGGCATATCTCAATCCTGTGGATCGGGAGACCTTCTCGATTGGACTCAATATTCCGATCACCCAATGGGGAGCCGGCAAGAAGCAGGTTCAGGCAGCACTGGCAAGACAGCAGGCCAATTTCACTTCCAATGAATTGGACGAGCAGAATTTCCTGAACGAAGTTTACTACCAAGTGATGGATCTTGAGCGCCTCGTCAAACAATTGGAAATCGCGGCCAAATCTGACACCATCGCCCAGAAGCGCTACGACATCACCAAGAATCGCTATCTCATCGGCAAGGTCTCCATTCAGGATTTGTTCATCGCCCAGAATGAACAGGACCAAGCCCAGCAACAATATCTGGCCACGCTTCGCAGCTGGTGGTCCGCGTGGATTACCCTCCGGATGAATACCCTCTACGATTTTGAGGAGGACCGCCCGTTGGTCGTGGACATGAATGCGGAGCAATAG
- a CDS encoding ABC transporter permease, translated as MHISWYQKLIYNLGIALDALTQNKVRSLLTSLGIIFGVGSVIAMLAIGRGAQQEILAQMTILGANNIIIEPIIEQEESELEAEVAEGEELLANRFTPGLSIADVEAIAQLPFVEEVSPEIILETSALRKGRKRSVKLIGVSDAYFHDPGLSVQEGSHFQPDQMELGKQVCIIGYGIKSRFFPTEEALGKQLKVGKHWLTVVGIMGPRNISSESRDQLGIRNYDMDVYTPCQTVLMRYVNRQLVTQTMIRRAQRDDDEAEGAPPPNYHQIDRLVVRVSSTEYIRVLAEIVNRMLARRHNEVVDFEIIIPELLLKQKQQTTDMFKFVLSAIASISLLVGGIGIMNIMLASVMERLREIGLRLAIGATKSDIILQFMSEAVVLSLSGGIVGILIGVGFSLAIESFADIETIITPMSILLSFTFAVLVGLIFGMYPATKAAKQDPVVSLRSN; from the coding sequence ATGCACATTTCCTGGTATCAAAAACTCATCTACAACCTTGGGATTGCCTTAGATGCCCTGACGCAGAACAAGGTTCGGTCCCTGCTGACCTCACTCGGAATCATCTTCGGAGTGGGATCGGTCATTGCCATGCTCGCTATCGGTCGAGGTGCCCAGCAAGAGATTCTCGCCCAGATGACCATTCTGGGTGCCAATAATATCATCATTGAGCCTATCATCGAACAAGAGGAATCGGAACTAGAAGCCGAGGTGGCAGAAGGGGAAGAACTGTTGGCCAACCGATTCACCCCGGGATTGTCCATCGCCGATGTCGAGGCCATCGCCCAACTCCCATTTGTCGAGGAGGTCAGCCCCGAAATCATCCTGGAAACTTCGGCCCTTCGAAAAGGCCGCAAGCGGAGTGTCAAGCTCATCGGCGTTTCAGATGCATATTTCCATGATCCAGGGCTTTCAGTGCAAGAAGGTTCCCATTTCCAGCCAGATCAGATGGAACTGGGCAAACAAGTCTGCATCATCGGATACGGCATCAAATCGAGGTTTTTTCCCACTGAGGAAGCTTTGGGCAAACAACTCAAGGTAGGCAAGCACTGGCTCACAGTCGTGGGAATCATGGGCCCTCGGAATATCTCAAGCGAATCCCGAGATCAGCTGGGCATCCGAAACTACGACATGGATGTCTACACGCCTTGCCAGACCGTTTTGATGCGGTATGTCAATCGCCAGTTGGTCACACAGACGATGATCCGCCGCGCCCAACGAGACGATGACGAAGCCGAGGGAGCTCCGCCTCCCAATTATCATCAAATCGACAGACTGGTGGTCCGGGTATCCAGTACCGAATATATCCGTGTGTTGGCCGAGATCGTCAATCGGATGCTCGCCAGACGCCACAATGAAGTGGTGGACTTCGAGATCATCATCCCCGAGCTATTGCTCAAGCAGAAGCAGCAAACCACCGATATGTTCAAGTTTGTCCTCTCCGCCATTGCCTCCATCTCCTTGCTGGTGGGCGGTATCGGGATCATGAACATCATGCTGGCCTCTGTCATGGAACGTCTGCGTGAAATCGGGCTGAGACTTGCCATCGGTGCCACCAAGTCCGACATCATCCTACAGTTTATGTCCGAGGCCGTGGTGCTCTCCCTGTCGGGTGGGATCGTCGGCATCCTGATCGGGGTTGGATTCAGTCTGGCCATCGAGTCCTTTGCGGATATCGAAACGATCATTACGCCCATGTCCATCCTGCTCTCTTTCACTTTTGCAGTACTGGTGGGACTGATCTTCGGCATGTATCCGGCCACCAAAGCAGCCAAACAAGACCCTGTTGTCAGCCTCAGATCCAATTGA
- a CDS encoding RND transporter, giving the protein MNRFPLFLTLLSGLAIAGCSDSGSSSKDILVQPKQGPFRVMVTTTGELQAKRSTRILGPRGAQSADIYQMKIQRIIPEGTVVEPGDFIAQLDQSDVNSKLQESNIALDKALSQLTQVQLDTALTLSEARDNIVNLKYSLQEQQYEIEQSKFEAPATQNKLQLALQKAQRTLDQAISNYEKRIAQSAAKVQEASADVNKERRKVKELMELMQEFTILAPEAGMLTYYREWNGRKRQTGSTFQVWNPTVAMLPDLTNMESITYVNEIDIRKIQPELEVAITLDAMPDKSIKGIIKEVANMGEQRPNSDSKVFQVIITVLDVDSTLRPSMTTANEILVADRESALYVPLECLHAHDSTSFVFVQQGASIIKQEVETGLINDNDAEILAGLDMDSKIYLSMPADTSRLAFEYLKPQSASPMVQASDE; this is encoded by the coding sequence ATGAATAGATTTCCCCTCTTCCTCACGCTGCTTTCGGGACTTGCCATAGCTGGCTGCTCAGATTCTGGCTCCTCCTCCAAGGACATTCTGGTCCAACCCAAACAAGGACCCTTTCGGGTGATGGTAACCACCACAGGCGAATTACAGGCCAAACGATCCACCCGGATCCTCGGTCCTAGAGGCGCCCAAAGTGCCGACATCTACCAAATGAAAATCCAACGGATCATTCCGGAAGGAACCGTCGTGGAGCCCGGAGATTTCATCGCACAACTGGATCAAAGCGATGTAAACTCCAAGCTTCAGGAAAGTAATATCGCGTTGGACAAGGCCCTCTCCCAACTGACCCAAGTCCAGCTGGATACCGCCTTGACACTCTCCGAAGCAAGGGACAATATCGTAAACCTCAAATATTCCCTACAGGAGCAGCAATACGAGATCGAGCAATCAAAATTCGAAGCACCTGCCACGCAAAACAAGCTTCAACTGGCCCTCCAAAAAGCCCAACGGACGCTCGATCAAGCTATCTCAAATTACGAAAAACGCATCGCACAATCCGCGGCCAAGGTTCAAGAAGCATCGGCTGATGTGAACAAGGAACGCAGGAAAGTCAAGGAACTCATGGAACTGATGCAGGAGTTTACCATTCTCGCTCCTGAGGCAGGCATGTTGACCTACTATCGGGAATGGAATGGTCGAAAGCGTCAGACTGGATCTACCTTTCAGGTGTGGAACCCGACCGTGGCCATGTTGCCGGATTTGACCAATATGGAGTCCATCACCTATGTCAATGAGATCGACATCCGCAAGATCCAACCCGAATTGGAAGTTGCCATCACCTTGGATGCCATGCCTGACAAATCCATCAAAGGCATCATCAAGGAGGTTGCCAATATGGGGGAACAACGCCCCAATTCGGACTCCAAAGTTTTTCAGGTGATCATCACTGTACTAGATGTAGATTCCACCCTTCGCCCATCCATGACCACAGCCAATGAGATCCTCGTGGCAGACCGAGAAAGTGCCCTGTATGTACCGTTGGAGTGTCTACATGCGCACGACAGTACCAGCTTTGTATTCGTGCAGCAAGGAGCGAGCATCATCAAGCAAGAAGTTGAAACGGGATTGATCAACGACAATGATGCAGAGATCTTGGCCGGTCTGGATATGGATAGCAAAATCTACCTGTCCATGCCTGCGGATACCTCCAGACTGGCTTTCGAATACCTGAAGCCTCAGTCCGCAAGCCCCATGGTTCAGGCTTCCGACGAATAG
- a CDS encoding radical SAM protein: MKDLLLITPPFTQLNTPYPATAYLKGFLNTRGISASQMDLGIETILALFSPETLASVFEIAEEDGRIDTPNSQRIFALRDRYVRTIEPVIQFLQGHNPALARQICSDAFLPRASRFDQLADLEWTFGTMGMQDRAKHLATLYLEDLSDFIVECLDEHFGFSRYAERLGRSANSFDELYQHLQAPFTLVDEIYLQLLTEMIEETQPRLVCFSVPFPGNLYSAFRCAQLIQAEYPEIAVAMGGGFANTELRSVSDPRVFEFFDFITLDDGERPIELLHQAVCLPEQAEAPTFKRTFLLVDGAVVYRNDASQPDYKQEEIGTPDYSDLPLDDYISVIEVANPMHSLWSDGRWLKLTMAHGCYWGKCTFCDISLDYIRLYEPIAAKTLVDRMEQMMEATGETGFHFVDEAAPPALMKAVALEILRRKLVVTWWTNIRFEKNFTWELCQLLAESGCIAVSGGLEVASDRLLALIDKGVTVEQVARVTRNFTESGIMVHSYLMYGYPTQTVQETVDSLEMVRQMFELGIIQSGFWHQFALTAHSPVGLNPDAYGVLPNYQPITFANNDVDFVDSTGIDHGQFSFGLKKSLYNYMNGIGFDFPLGEWFDFPIPGTQIAPDVIARSLEEIPFVTPKSTSRMVWLGTQPLVETYATTPSRNAPQFMELTFHTKREAFQITVDAELGDWLTDMLELMSPQADRSMTFGKFRKAFEEEFEDFAHFWHSPEIEQLRANGLLVL, translated from the coding sequence ATGAAAGACTTGTTGCTCATCACGCCTCCGTTCACGCAGCTCAATACGCCTTATCCGGCTACTGCGTACCTCAAGGGTTTCTTGAATACCCGTGGGATTTCCGCCAGTCAGATGGATTTGGGGATTGAGACGATTTTGGCGCTTTTTTCTCCGGAGACGCTGGCCTCGGTATTTGAAATTGCCGAAGAGGACGGCAGGATCGATACGCCCAATAGCCAGCGAATTTTTGCCTTGCGAGATCGCTATGTTCGGACCATCGAGCCGGTGATCCAGTTTCTCCAAGGCCACAATCCTGCATTGGCCCGCCAAATCTGCTCGGATGCCTTTTTGCCCAGAGCAAGTCGATTTGATCAATTGGCAGATCTAGAATGGACGTTTGGGACCATGGGGATGCAAGATCGCGCCAAGCATTTGGCGACACTGTACCTGGAGGACCTTTCGGATTTCATCGTCGAATGTCTGGATGAGCATTTTGGCTTCAGCCGATATGCGGAAAGGCTCGGGCGGAGCGCCAATTCCTTCGATGAACTGTACCAGCATCTTCAAGCGCCATTCACCCTCGTTGACGAGATCTACCTTCAGCTTCTCACCGAGATGATCGAGGAGACCCAACCTCGACTCGTGTGTTTTTCGGTGCCATTTCCCGGCAATCTGTACAGTGCATTCCGATGTGCGCAATTGATCCAAGCGGAGTATCCGGAGATTGCCGTGGCGATGGGAGGTGGTTTTGCCAATACGGAACTGCGTTCGGTATCCGACCCAAGGGTCTTCGAGTTTTTCGATTTTATCACCCTGGATGATGGCGAGCGCCCGATTGAATTGCTTCACCAAGCAGTGTGCTTGCCGGAACAGGCTGAGGCCCCCACTTTCAAGCGGACGTTTCTGCTCGTGGATGGAGCGGTAGTCTATCGCAATGACGCCTCCCAGCCCGATTACAAACAGGAAGAAATTGGCACCCCCGATTATTCGGATTTGCCGCTGGATGACTACATCTCGGTGATCGAGGTTGCCAACCCCATGCATAGCCTTTGGAGTGATGGGCGATGGCTTAAACTGACGATGGCGCACGGCTGCTACTGGGGGAAATGCACCTTCTGCGATATTTCGCTCGATTACATCCGATTGTATGAACCCATCGCCGCCAAAACGCTGGTGGATCGGATGGAGCAGATGATGGAAGCCACTGGAGAAACCGGATTCCATTTTGTAGACGAGGCGGCACCTCCTGCCTTGATGAAAGCCGTAGCCTTGGAAATTCTCCGTCGAAAGCTCGTCGTGACATGGTGGACCAATATCCGCTTTGAAAAGAATTTTACCTGGGAGTTGTGCCAATTGCTGGCCGAATCAGGCTGTATCGCCGTCTCAGGCGGATTGGAGGTCGCATCGGACAGATTGTTGGCCCTGATCGACAAGGGCGTCACAGTCGAACAAGTGGCCCGTGTCACCCGCAATTTTACGGAATCTGGCATCATGGTCCATTCCTATCTCATGTATGGATATCCGACCCAAACCGTCCAAGAGACCGTGGATAGCCTCGAAATGGTCCGGCAGATGTTCGAGCTGGGGATTATCCAATCGGGGTTTTGGCACCAGTTTGCCTTGACTGCGCATAGTCCGGTCGGCCTGAATCCAGATGCCTATGGCGTATTGCCCAATTACCAGCCGATCACGTTTGCCAACAACGATGTGGACTTCGTGGATTCTACGGGCATTGATCACGGCCAATTTAGCTTCGGTCTGAAGAAGTCGCTCTACAATTACATGAATGGAATCGGGTTTGACTTTCCGCTTGGCGAGTGGTTTGATTTTCCGATTCCTGGGACTCAGATTGCCCCAGATGTGATTGCCCGAAGTTTGGAGGAAATCCCCTTTGTGACGCCCAAATCCACTTCTCGGATGGTTTGGTTGGGTACGCAGCCCTTGGTAGAGACCTATGCGACGACCCCTTCGCGCAATGCTCCGCAATTCATGGAGCTGACCTTCCACACCAAGCGGGAGGCTTTTCAGATTACGGTCGATGCCGAATTGGGCGATTGGTTGACGGACATGCTGGAGCTGATGTCTCCGCAGGCCGATCGTTCCATGACCTTTGGAAAGTTCCGCAAAGCCTTTGAGGAGGAATTCGAGGATTTCGCGCATTTCTGGCATTCTCCGGAAATCGAGCAACTCCGAGCGAATGGGTTGCTAGTGCTGTAG
- a CDS encoding helix-turn-helix transcriptional regulator, translating to MTNKEKFLSLVSDTPSDVMDKVKWMIANRPWLKRSAGIAIHVIQVLDKRGWTQKEFAERMGVSPQQVSKWLKGQENFRLETISKMEAVLEVELIEIKSFKSGESSTSEPEANSVD from the coding sequence ATGACTAACAAAGAAAAATTTCTCTCATTGGTCTCGGACACCCCATCTGATGTGATGGACAAAGTGAAATGGATGATCGCCAATCGTCCCTGGCTCAAACGGTCGGCGGGTATCGCCATCCATGTCATCCAAGTGTTGGACAAACGCGGCTGGACGCAAAAGGAATTTGCCGAGCGGATGGGCGTCTCCCCACAGCAAGTCAGCAAGTGGCTCAAGGGACAGGAGAATTTCCGGCTGGAGACGATCTCCAAGATGGAGGCGGTGCTGGAGGTGGAACTGATCGAAATCAAGTCCTTCAAATCTGGGGAGTCTTCTACGTCGGAGCCAGAAGCCAACTCTGTGGATTGA
- a CDS encoding helix-turn-helix transcriptional regulator yields the protein MAKTNKERFLELVSDTPSNVMEDIKWRRENRPWLKRSRGIAIHVIQVLGNRGWTQKEFAERMGVSPQQVSKWLKGQENFRLETISKMEAVLEVELIEVKSFKSGESSTSEPEANSVD from the coding sequence ATGGCAAAAACGAATAAAGAGAGATTTCTCGAACTTGTTTCAGATACTCCTTCAAATGTGATGGAGGACATCAAATGGCGCCGTGAAAACCGGCCTTGGCTCAAACGATCAAGGGGTATCGCCATCCATGTGATTCAAGTGTTGGGCAATCGCGGCTGGACGCAAAAGGAATTTGCCGAGCGGATGGGCGTCTCCCCGCAGCAAGTCAGCAAGTGGCTCAAGGGACAGGAGAATTTCCGGCTGGAGACGATCTCCAAGATGGAGGCTGTACTGGAGGTGGAACTGATCGAAGTCAAGTCTTTCAAATCTGGGGAGTCTTCTACGTCGGAGCCAGAAGCCAACTCTGTGGATTGA
- a CDS encoding helix-turn-helix transcriptional regulator, with protein sequence MTNKEKFEALISDTPSNALEMHQWIKDNRHWLRRSRAIVRIVLVGLKNRGWTQKEFAERMGVSPQQVSKWLKGQENFRLETISKMEAVLEVELIEIKSFKSGESSTSEAEVNPQE encoded by the coding sequence ATGACTAACAAGGAGAAATTTGAAGCACTCATTTCCGATACCCCCTCCAATGCACTGGAAATGCATCAATGGATCAAAGATAATCGGCATTGGCTGAGGCGTTCTAGGGCCATTGTAAGAATTGTTTTGGTAGGCCTGAAGAATCGCGGCTGGACGCAAAAGGAATTTGCCGAGCGGATGGGCGTCTCCCCGCAGCAGGTCAGCAAGTGGCTCAAGGGGCAGGAGAATTTCCGGCTGGAGACGATCTCCAAGATGGAGGCGGTGCTCGAGGTGGAACTGATCGAAATCAAGTCTTTCAAATCTGGGGAGTCTTCTACGTCGGAGGCAGAAGTTAACCCCCAAGAATAG